The following proteins are co-located in the Pedobacter sp. FW305-3-2-15-E-R2A2 genome:
- a CDS encoding beta-carotene hydroxylase: MTNGMIYLLITTGTFIFMEGVAWFTHKFVMHGLLWVLHKDHHQKKPHFFEKNDFFFLIFAAPSILLFFFGAEAGFNWMFYVGLGILLYGIAYFIIHDVVIHQRFKWFSRSNNTYIKTIKRAHKMHHKHLDRHDGESFGMLFAARKYWQHTQKKQR; this comes from the coding sequence ATGACTAACGGAATGATCTATTTACTGATTACAACAGGTACTTTTATCTTTATGGAAGGTGTAGCATGGTTTACGCATAAATTTGTAATGCATGGGCTGTTATGGGTATTACATAAAGATCACCACCAGAAGAAGCCTCATTTCTTTGAAAAAAATGATTTTTTCTTTCTGATATTCGCCGCCCCTAGCATTCTTCTTTTCTTTTTTGGCGCGGAAGCAGGATTCAATTGGATGTTTTACGTTGGTCTGGGAATCTTACTCTACGGTATTGCCTATTTCATCATACATGATGTGGTCATCCACCAAAGATTCAAATGGTTTTCAAGAAGCAACAATACGTATATAAAAACGATCAAAAGGGCACATAAAATGCACCATAAACACCTGGACAGACACGATGGTGAATCCTTCGGCATGTTGTTTGCCGCCCGAAAATACTGGCAGCACACTCAAAAAAAGCAACGATGA
- the idi gene encoding isopentenyl-diphosphate Delta-isomerase — protein MMEEEVILVDHYDRPIGTMPKLQAHIEGKLHRAFSVFIFNQSGALLLQQRALGKYHSAGKWTNTCCSHPRPGEETIHAAKRRLKEEMGMECEIHPVFSFSYQAEFENGLTENEYDHVYFGTSDAQPQPNPDEVASFNYVDMEKLQSSLIHEDEKYTAWLKICFTEVMLHYKKSND, from the coding sequence ATGATGGAAGAAGAAGTAATACTGGTAGACCACTACGATCGGCCAATTGGAACGATGCCTAAACTACAGGCACATATTGAAGGTAAACTTCACCGTGCTTTCTCCGTTTTTATTTTCAACCAGTCGGGAGCACTTTTATTGCAGCAACGGGCTCTGGGGAAGTATCATTCCGCAGGAAAATGGACCAATACCTGCTGTAGTCATCCCCGACCTGGCGAAGAGACCATCCATGCCGCGAAAAGACGATTAAAAGAAGAAATGGGTATGGAATGCGAAATACATCCTGTTTTTAGCTTTTCCTACCAGGCTGAATTTGAAAACGGCCTGACAGAAAATGAATATGATCATGTTTATTTTGGCACATCAGATGCTCAACCTCAACCTAACCCGGATGAAGTAGCATCCTTCAACTATGTCGACATGGAAAAACTGCAATCCAGCCTCATCCATGAGGATGAAAAATATACCGCATGGTTAAAAATATGTTTTACAGAAGTAATGCTGCATTATAAAAAGAGCAATGACTAA